In one Arenibacter antarcticus genomic region, the following are encoded:
- the porV gene encoding type IX secretion system outer membrane channel protein PorV, translating to MKKLALFCLFCAVFKISAQEDRVITTAVPFLTIAADARASGMGDMGVATSVDAFSQQWNPAKFAFAERKIGFGLSYTPYLESIITDISLLSASFHNKINDRSAFAFGIRYFTLGEIELRQFAGDPGRLAKPNELAFDGSYSLKLSQTFSMAVAGRYISSNLKLPDNGSEDSKAASAFAVDVSGYYRSREMAYDNFDGRWRAGFNIANLGSKIKYDDGGQENFLPTNLKVGVGFDFILDHDNVLGITTEFNKLLVPTPQDFNDDGVINGVDNDEYQKITFFEGVFKSFGDAPDGFSEELKELTWALGAEYVYQDAFMLRTGYFNESDVKGSRKFFTLGAGFKFNSAQVDLSYLFSTSKVRNPLENTLRFSLTFNLGDEFYND from the coding sequence ATGAAAAAACTTGCACTATTTTGTCTGTTTTGTGCGGTATTTAAGATTTCGGCTCAGGAAGACAGGGTGATTACCACTGCAGTTCCATTTTTGACCATTGCCGCAGATGCACGGGCCTCTGGTATGGGGGATATGGGAGTAGCCACCTCTGTAGATGCCTTTTCGCAACAATGGAATCCTGCGAAATTTGCTTTCGCAGAACGTAAAATTGGGTTTGGACTTAGTTATACCCCCTATCTGGAAAGTATCATTACAGATATTTCATTACTCAGTGCTAGCTTTCATAATAAAATTAATGATAGAAGTGCCTTTGCCTTTGGAATCCGTTATTTCACCTTGGGAGAAATAGAACTACGGCAATTTGCTGGAGATCCAGGTAGATTGGCCAAGCCGAACGAACTTGCATTTGATGGTTCCTATTCCTTAAAATTAAGTCAGACTTTTTCCATGGCCGTTGCTGGACGCTATATTAGTTCCAATCTAAAATTGCCCGATAATGGCAGTGAGGACTCCAAAGCGGCAAGTGCGTTTGCTGTGGATGTTTCTGGTTATTACCGGTCTAGAGAAATGGCCTATGATAACTTTGATGGGCGATGGAGGGCTGGGTTCAATATTGCTAATCTAGGAAGTAAGATCAAATATGACGATGGAGGTCAAGAGAATTTCTTGCCAACTAATCTAAAGGTAGGTGTAGGTTTCGATTTTATTCTTGATCATGATAATGTATTGGGAATTACTACAGAATTCAATAAATTATTGGTGCCAACGCCTCAAGATTTTAACGATGATGGAGTAATCAACGGCGTGGACAACGATGAATATCAGAAAATCACCTTTTTTGAAGGGGTGTTTAAATCGTTTGGGGATGCTCCAGATGGTTTTAGCGAGGAATTAAAGGAACTTACTTGGGCCTTGGGAGCTGAATATGTGTACCAGGATGCCTTTATGTTAAGGACAGGATATTTTAACGAGAGTGATGTAAAAGGATCAAGAAAATTTTTCACCCTAGGTGCCGGATTTAAATTTAATTCAGCGCAGGTAGATCTTTCCTATTTATTCTCTACC